Within Dictyostelium discoideum AX4 chromosome 4 chromosome, whole genome shotgun sequence, the genomic segment ATTGCAATagctatttattattttttattaattttggattttttttaatttaataattagtattgaattataatttggaaagtaataaaaaaaaattaaaaaataaaaaaaattaaaaaaaaggatacATACTTGAAACACCCATGATCATACCCTCTGAAACAGTTTGACTTCTTGAACCTCTTGAGAAGTAGTTATAAGTTTGTTGACGATGATCAAACTCATAAAAGTTTGGTTTATGAATAAAGTCATAGAAAATACCCATAATAACGCATGCGAATAATaactattttataaatataatttgaaaataaactttgtgttaaaatatttgttgaatttggaaAATATCATTCtccccccaaaaaaaaaaaaaaaaaaagtgaaaaaataaaaaaaatataaaaaaaaaatacatacaatTGTTAAGAAATACCAAAACATTggactttttctttttctatagGCAGTAATAAGGAATCTAACTGATGCTAAAAATACAACAAAGCTTAAAATTTGAACTGaatatttttcataaaatGTTTTAACTGGTTCAATCTAAAggatatatatatttttatttttaaaaaaaatgttaatgattattattaaatgtatatatatatgatataaattaaataaataaatactcTAATCTTTGAATGACTATAAATGAAATCAGAGATTGATTGAGAAGAGGTTTGTTCGAAACCTGTGTAGGCATAACCTTTTTGAGTGATTGGTTTTGATCCACTTGGtatgaataataaatgtGGAATTGTATTTAAACCAATTGTTTGGAATACTTCCATATTATAATCGACTTCCAAAATAACGATAAAAATTGGTTTCTCCAAAAATCCTGCTGAATTTAAATATGGTTCATATGAAAGTGAGAATGATTcaatttgattctttaattgactttaataaattaaaaataataataataataataataataataataataataataataataataataataataataaatgttttattagtatttattaatttgaagaATGTATATAATATgtatgaatgaatgaatgaatagGGGGTATTGTGACACATACACACAACCACTACAACCATATTTTGGATTAGAAGATGTGAAAAGAGCTAATAAATCATATGGTCTATTTTGAGCGGTAACGAATTTCTTTGAAtctaaatttgatttgaattcAACTACACCACCTGCTTTCTTTGCTCTATCGTATAAATCATTCAATAGTTTCTTTTCGCTTGATGTTAATGGTTTTTGGTTGGTTGTTGATGGTGCACCATATGTTAAACAAAAACTACCAATTataacaacaaataataaaagtaatattgTTGAAACTTTTGATGATTTcatcattttgttttttattactattatcagtgatcttctaaaataaaattaaaaaaaataaaaaaaaaattaaattaaaaaaaataaaaaaaaatgaaattttttttttttttttttttcattttatttttaattttttttttgtttttttaattttatttttgttttatctttgatttatcatcaatttgATATtgtgttttaatattttacttttattgaatattatttaatattttttataaaaaaaaaaataaataaataaataaataaaaaaaaataaataaaaaaaaaataaataatcaaaagtgaaaatttaatattaataaaattttattaaaaaaaaaaaaaaaaaaaaaaaaaagaaatttaatagaataaaaattagaaatttaatataGCTTAAAGCTCGGATGATTTAATCATAtatccaaatttaaataattttttcaatatttccCATGTTgtcattaaaatttaaataaaggaAATCTTGGCaacacattttttttttcatttttttttttttttttttttttaatttttttttttttttttgtcattttttttttttatcatttttttttatataaatagaaatatGATCACCtttgttgaaaataaaaatagtagtgttgataatataaatacaaataataataatagtagtagtaataataataataacaacaataataataatagtcgCTCTTTATTCaggaatttaataatattgttgtttctcttaacatttttaaatttaattttattaaaaaaaatagatttaaattataaagataGTGATATATtctatagtaataataataataataataataaagggACCAcccaaaaatttaatatagaTAGTTTAGGtattaaattaacaaatttagATAATTTACATAATACAGCAAATAGTattgtaattaataaaatggaTAAAACAACTCAAACCACCACATCACAATCATTAAacgataatgataatattaataaaaatgtaatgAATAAGCGTGTTTATTGGCCAAATGTATATCAAAGAATtagtaacaacaacaacaacaacaataataataataataattataataatgatgaaaatgatgataatagtaataataataactatgttgaaaaaattgaatggAATAAATGTATATTATCATTGATGggtattgattcaattaataaatcaattggatACTCATTTATAGAATTAGATATTGAAGatggtaaattaattttaacttCTGATACTAATCAAGATGAACCACGTGTAAATAGTGGTGGAGAtgaaccaacaacaacaacaacaacctcatcatcatcatcatcatcagattTCTTTACTTCATCAATTAATAGAAAAAGAGTTATAATGGCACATGCAAAAAGTTGTCCATTTCATGAAttagaattatcaaattcaataatacataaagatttacaaattgaaaaattctATCCACCTGTTAAAGTTGGTGTATCAGTATTGGTTGAAGATAGTTATAATAGGATATTGTTAACTAAAAGATCAGAATCCTTAAGAATATTTCCAGGTATTTGGGTACTACCTGGTGGTCATATGGAAATTGGTGAAAATTTCATACAGACAGGTTTACGTGAACTAAATGAAGAAACTGGTATTACCATTGACATGATTGATACAAAAACTTTACAAGTTATTGGTATATTTGAAAGTTCATATCCAAATTTATTACCAGTTgataaattaccaattgatcATCACATAGTTGTATTTATATATGTTAAATTAGCATtaccaacaaataataataataataataataataaagtaataataaaattacaagaATCAGAAGTTCAATTAGCAGCATGGAcaccaaaatcattattattaaaattattagaagGTACACATCCAGAATTTGATCTATATCCAACAGATacatatcatcatcaatctCATAAAAATACTTTAAATTCTGCTTCTTTTGCACCAACTaaagatattgaattaattcttcCAATTGGTAAAGAGAATGATCCACACTATCAAGATTTaacaaatgataaaattaaagatatcttttttaaaggCACTGATAATATTGCAACTGGtacaatttatattttaaaacaatatctaagagaagaagaagaagaagaattattaaaaaataataaataaataataaattaataaatatataattttttttattttttttatttttttattttttttattttttttaatttttttaatgaactCTTTTATGTTCTGGTTTATGTTTATATTCATAATCAACATGAACAAAAGCTCTATCAACATCTGATAATGATTCTAATTTCTCTTGAAGTGATTCACCAATATCATGAGTTTGAACCAATGGCATTGATGGTGGTAAGACTATATCAACTTCaacatataaattattaccaacaTGGAATGCTCTACAAGTATCAACTTTAAGTACTTCAGGATGATGAGTTAAAGCTATAaaagttaatttttgaaGGAATTCTGGTGATGCTGATTTACCaactaataattgaatttgttcaTAGGCTTCAGAAGTCCAAGAACGTAAAATGATTAAAGCAACAACGATTGCACCACTTGGATCTAACCACCAAACCCAATTTTGACCTAAAATAGCCATACCAACACCAAATGAATTAACCACGATATCATTTCTATGATCGGTTGCTAAAATcattgaagatgatgaatgAGTTAATCTACGacaatataaaaacattGCTACTTTGATTAAAATTGCAAGACCAACCAAAGAGTACATTAAAATCTTTGTTGAGAGTGTTATTTCTGGGTCTTCTGGAcgtgaaattaattttgatacaCCTTCATATAAAAGATTCAAAGACACAGTTGCCATTAATGATGCAAAGATGATGATACCAATTGGCTCCATACGACTCTTGCCAGTTGGGTAAAGTAtgaaattctttttctttctatAACGATCTGTCATGAATAAAATGAAACCACTGAGTAAATCCATGAATGCGTCTACTGATGTTGCAATTAATGCACGTGATCCTGTGACGAATGCTGCTGAAATTTGTagacaaaataataaacaatttacACATAGGGAACCGGTGATTGCAACCTTAACTTTAAAATCCTCTTCTTCCTCCTTACCATGatctaataattcaattggttcAAGAATTGATTCGATTAATTCGTTTTGTCTTTCATAGAATTTACGTGATTTCTTACTTGAggattttataaattcatcaTCCATTCTTGTACTTTCTAAAACTGATCTAAGTTCATCGGCTTTAACATTTCTACGATGAACGTTCTTGCCTCTATGATTATTGATATATTGTTCAAATTCTAATTCTACTGATGGATTTATTGGTACATTatgatcatcatcatttgatgacgatgatgatgacgatgaaaTACTG encodes:
- the ost3 gene encoding dolichyl-diphosphooligosaccharide-protein glycotransferase — translated: MMKSSKVSTILLLLFVVIIGSFCLTYGAPSTTNQKPLTSSEKKLLNDLYDRAKKAGGVVEFKSNLDSKKFVTAQNRPYDLLALFTSSNPKYGCSGCVQLKNQIESFSLSYEPYLNSAGFLEKPIFIVILEVDYNMEVFQTIGLNTIPHLLFIPSGSKPITQKGYAYTGFEQTSSQSISDFIYSHSKIRIEPVKTFYEKYSVQILSFVVFLASVRFLITAYRKRKSPMFWYFLTILLFACVIMGIFYDFIHKPNFYEFDHRQQTYNYFSRGSRSQTVSEGMIMGVSTIAITLIFVFLSDILPNYTNFSSKSKGLLFFMGMSSIIVLLFFQSLAFQIKYYRPLFFIPSVTYHY
- a CDS encoding NUDIX hydrolase family protein codes for the protein MITFVENKNSSVDNINTNNNNSSSNNNNNNNNNNSRSLFRNLIILLFLLTFLNLILLKKIDLNYKDSDIFYSNNNNNNNKGTTQKFNIDSLGIKLTNLDNLHNTANSIVINKMDKTTQTTTSQSLNDNDNINKNVMNKRVYWPNVYQRISNNNNNNNNNNNNYNNDENDDNSNNNNYVEKIEWNKCILSLMGIDSINKSIGYSFIELDIEDGKLILTSDTNQDEPRVNSGGDEPTTTTTTSSSSSSSDFFTSSINRKRVIMAHAKSCPFHELELSNSIIHKDLQIEKFYPPVKVGVSVLVEDSYNRILLTKRSESLRIFPGIWVLPGGHMEIGENFIQTGLRELNEETGITIDMIDTKTLQVIGIFESSYPNLLPVDKLPIDHHIVVFIYVKLALPTNNNNNNNNKVIIKLQESEVQLAAWTPKSLLLKLLEGTHPEFDLYPTDTYHHQSHKNTLNSASFAPTKDIELILPIGKENDPHYQDLTNDKIKDIFFKGTDNIATGTIYILKQYLREEEEEELLKNNK